A single genomic interval of Pan paniscus chromosome 18, NHGRI_mPanPan1-v2.0_pri, whole genome shotgun sequence harbors:
- the PPP4C gene encoding serine/threonine-protein phosphatase 4 catalytic subunit isoform X3 has product MGDFVDRGFYSVETFLLLLALKVRYPDRITLIRGNHESRQITQVYGFYDECLRKYGSVTVWRYCTEIFDYLSLSAIIDGKIFCVHGGLSPSIQTLDQIRTIDRKQEVPHDGPMCDLLWSDPEDTTGWGVSPRGAGYLFGSDVVAQFNAANDIDMICRAHQLVMEGYKWHFNETVLTVWSAPNYCYRCGNVAAILELDEHLQKDFIIFEAAPQETRGIPSKKPVADYFL; this is encoded by the exons ATGGGGGACTTTGTGGACCGTGGCTTCTATAGCGTCGAAACGTTCCTCCTGCTGCTGGCACTTAAG GTTCGCTATCCTGATCGCATCACGCTGATCCGGGGCAACCATGAGAGTCGCCAGATCACGCAGGTCTATGGCTTCTACGATGAGTGCCTGCGCAAGTACGGCTCGGTGACTGTGTGGCGCTACTGCACTGAGATCTTTGACTACCTCAGCCTGTCAGCCATCATCGATGGCAAG ATCTTCTGCGTGCACGGGGGCCTCTCACCCTCCATCCAGACCCTGGATCAGATTCGGACAATCGACCGAAAGCAAGAGGTGCCTCATGATGGGCCCATGTGTGACCTCCTCTGGTCTGACCCAGAAG ACACCACAGGCTGGGGCGTGAGCCCCCGAGGAGCCGGCTACCTATTTGGCAGTGATGTGGTGGCCCAGTTCAACGCAGCCAATGACATTGACATGATCTGCCGTGCCCACCAACTGGTGATGGAAGGTTACAAGTGGCACTTCAATGAGACCGTGCTCACTGTGTGGTCGGCACCCAACTACTGCTACCG CTGTGGGAATGTGGCAGCCATCTTGGAGCTGGACGAGCATCTCCAGAAAGATTTCATCATCTTTGAGGCTGCTCCCCAAGAGACACGGGGCATCCCCTCCAAGAAGCCCGTGGCCGACTACTTCCTGTGA